The genome window ACCCAATTTTTCAGCAACTTCTAATTGAGTAAGTCCTGCATCTAGTCGGGCTTTTTTTATATTGTCTTTTAACATTTTAAAATTCCTTTCGTTTTTCTATTGACTTATAACCAAAATGGTTGTATTATACTTATATAACCAAAATGGTTATATAAAAACAAAGCATACAAAATAGGTAATACTAGTTAGCTTATGAATATGCAAAAACACCCCAGAAAGCTCTGCAAAGCATTCTGAGGCTTTCGTTTAAAACTAATATGATTATACCAAAATGGTAATAAAAAGTCCATAAGAAGCCAAATTTCGCTAGCTAAGGACATTATGGCTTCTATACAGTAAAAGTCAGAAAAATTGGCAACACTTACTCCTACCATTCGCCCAGTATAGAGATTGTGAGACAAGAGCAAGGGCGCAAGCCGAAGGCAATGCGCCCGAAGCACGCAGTTCTCTCAATCTCTAAGGAAATAGCTGGCGTTTCTAACAGCCAGCAAACAGATACACTTAAGGCAACGCCCTAAGTAACGTGTCGTCAGCAAAACTCAATAGTAACATTGACCTACGCATTTAGCAATTATAGAAAGGAGGCATTACAGATGAAAAATAACCTTCAAGCACTACGAGAATATCAAAGCCAAGTAGATTTATCAGAACTAGAAAAATCTATTTATATCAGTATTGACCGACTAACAGTAATTCTTGATAGAGACAACTGTTCTCTAAGACGTATATTTTGGGAATTAAGAAATTCTATCGATTCTATTATTCAAGAATTTAGCATTCAAGCAAATCTAAAAGAAGATTATTTTACACTTTATAAAATGGTAAATGAGGATAGTATTAATCTAATTTTCTTCCAATTATCAACCTATGGTGGTTTTCAAGTCATACGTTTAGACTTCAACCCAAACTCGCTTAAAGAATTTGGAGGTCTTCAAGTATGGCGACAGATTATGAATTATGCTCGATTAAATGGATTAGATGTTAGACTATCACGCTTAGACCTTGCTTTTGATATCTTTAACAGACCAGAAATAGTCTTTTTACAACATATCAAAGGTGGAGTTAGTCATAAAATATTCTATGGTAGAGGAGGAAACATAGAAAGCAAATACTGGGGTGCTAGTGGTAGTAATGTTCAAGTACGTTTATACGATAAGAACATAGAGGTATTAAGTCATAAGAGAGCCGATAAATTAAATATCGAGAGTAAACCTTTCTGGTGGCGGTTGGAGTTTCAACTTCGAACAAAGGCTATAAACTCAGAAACCATTTCAGAGATTTCCAAACGACTAGAGAATTTTAGTTTTTTTAGTCTTTCAAGTGTTCCAGATGATAGCAAAGCATTTGCTTATATCTTTCTCCATGCACCAGCTCTTTTACCCGAATTATTCCCCTATCTGAAACCTAACACTATAAGAGTCAAAAAAACTAGGCTTAGAAAACACCTAAAAGCATTTGATAGTAACTCATTTTCTTTAGAGCTTCAAGATGCACTAAAAAAACAAATACCTCGATTAAACAATGAATTAAAACAATTAATAGGAGAATTCATTGAACTTACTAGTAAAGGAGAAGATAATTTATGAACGATAAACTAACTATGACAGTACAAGATATTATGGACTTAGGGTTCTCAAAATGGACTGCTTATAATATTCTACGACAAGCAAAACATATTATGATTGAGCGTGGTTTCGATTTCTATAACAATAAAGGGCTCGGAACTGTTCCCGTATCAGTTGTATCAGAAATTCTTGGATTGGAGGAACTAAATGTCAAAAACTAGATATACTGGTGTTACCAAAGACGATAAAACTGGGAAATATACTTATTATTTTAAAGCTGGAGTTGACCTAGCTACTGGTAAACCATATCAAGAACGCAGACGTGGTTTTGAAACCGCAAAAGAAGCCTTCGAAGCACGTACAAGAGCATTAAATAAAGTGCATCAAAAAGGTGGAATTAAACACACTCAATGGACGTTTAAACAATTTATGGACGAAGTATTTATACCAAATTATTATGCTACTACAAGTCCAGACCTCGAACGAAGACGTCAAGTTATATTTGATGAATTTATCCAATATTTTGGTAAGAAAAAACCTAGAGAAATTACAACTTATGATGTAATAAATTATAGGAATAGTTTATTAGAAAAATATTCAAATTCATATGCAAGGAACAAAATGACATTGCTTAATCAAGTTTTAAAAACCGCAAAAAAATATGGATTAATTTTCCATGAAATACCTACAAGTAATATCAGTCCTATTCCAATAACAAAAAAACATATAGATTTTTGGACAAAAGATGAATTTCAAAAAGTAATACAATCCCTTGATAAAGAGAGTTATTTTGAGCATTTTATTTATACGCTCTTTTGGCTTTATTATTTTACGGGAATGCGTGTAAATGAGGCGACTGCTCTTTATTGGGAGGATGTGGATTTTGAAAAGAAAACTCTAGCTATCAATCACAACTTACAGTATATAAATCGTGAAAACTGGGAACGCCGTAACAAGCTAAAAACTGAAAGCTCTCGGCGTACTATTGGACTAGATGATAATACTCTAAAAGTGCTTAAGGAGTGGAAAGAAAGACAAGAAAAAGTCGATAAAATACCATTCATTCTGTCGCCCGACGGAGTTCCATATCGTAAACGTAGTATTAGAGACCAAATTTTAAAATACTCTAAGCGTGCTGGTGTTAAATACATTCAACCAAAAGGTTTGAGGCACTCCCACGCATCATTGCTTATTAATGAGTATAATGTAAATGCCCTATATATTCAAAGACGTTTAGGTCATTCTGATGTCAAAACAACACTTAGCATTTATAGTCATTTATACCCGAACGCAGATACCGAATTAACCGATAAACTCAATCTCATATCAAATGATTTTATTGATTAAATCTACTTAGCTACCAAAAGAGCTACCAAAAAATAAATAAGTATCTAAAAAGCCTTATTTTAAAGGGCTTTTTTTAAGATTTTCCCACTATATCTAACAGGGGGGTACAAATCGACAGGAAACAGTCAAAAAAACATTAGAAAATCCTTTGGTTACAAGGGATTTACAAAATTTCAGCGTATGTCAAATGGGCTTTAAAAGTTGACATACGCCTTTTTGATTGGAGGGATTTTTACTGAATGAACAAACTTGGTTACAGCATTTAAAAGAAAAACGCTTGGCTTATGGACTATCTCAAAACCGTTTAGCTGTTGCGACTGGTATTACAAGGCAGTATCTAAGCGATATTGAAACAGGAAAAGTCAAGCCATCAGAGGATTTACAGCAGTCCCTTTGGGAAGCTCTGGAACGCTTCAATCCCGACGCTCCCCTTGAAATGCTGTTTGATTATGTAAGGATTCGCTTTCCCACAACGGACGTACAGCATGTGGTCGAAAACATCTTACAACTGAAACTGTCCTATTTTCTTCATGAGGACTATGGTTTCTATTCTTATTCAGAGCATTATGCTTTAGGCGATATATTCGTTCTCTGCTCCCACGAACTGGACAAAGGAGTTCTGGTGGAATTGAAAGGTCGTGGGTGTCGGCAATTTGAAAGCTATCTTCTGGCTCAACAAAGAAGCTGGTATGAGTTCTTTATGGACGCTTTGGTGGCTGGCGGTGTGATGAAACGCCTTGACCTTGCCATTAACGATAAGACAGGGATTTTGAATATCCCTGTACTCACTGAAAAGTGCCAACAGGAAGAATGTATCTCCGTCTTCCGCAGTTTTAAAAGCTATCGCAGTGGCGAACTGGTACGCAAAGATGAAAAGGAATGTATGGGAAATACCCTCTATATCGGTTCATTACAGAGTGAAGTTTATTTCTGTATCTATGAAAAGGACTATGAACAGTACAAGAAAAATGATATTCCCATTGAAGACGCAGAAGTAAAAAACCGTTTTGAGATTCGATTGAAAAATGAGCGTGCCTATTATGCAGTCCGTGATTTACTCGTCTATGACAATCCAGAGCATACCGCCTTTAAAATTATCAATCGGTATATCCGTTTTGTAGATAAAGACGATTCCAAACCTCGTTCTGATTGGAAACTGAATGAAGAATGGGCTTGGTTTATTGGGAACAATCGTGAACGATTAAAACTAACCACAAAACCAGAGCCTTACTCCTTCCAAAGGACGCTGAACTGGCTATCTCATCAAGTTGCCCCGACCTTAAAGGTTGCGATTAAACTTGATGAAATCAACCAGACGCAGGTTGTAAAAGACATTCTCGACCATGCGAAACTGACAGACCGACACAAGCAGATTTTGAAGCAACAGTCAGTAAAAGAACAGGACGTGATAACAACAAAAAAAGGATATCTGTCAACCATACCAGTTGACAGATATCCAAAAAAAGATATAATGGGAGATAAGACGGTTCGTGTTCGTGCTGACTTGCACCATATCATAAAAATCGAAACAGCAAAGAATGGCGGAAACGTAAAAGAAGTTATGGAAATAAGACTTAGAAGCAAACTTAAGAGTGTGTTGATAGTGCATTATCTTAAAATTTTGTATAATAGGAATTGAAGTTAAATTAGATGCTAAAAATTTGTAATTAAGAAGGAGGGATTCGTCATGTTGGTATTCCAAATGCGTAATGTAGATAAAACATCTACTGTTTTGAAACAGACTAAAAACAGTGATTACGCAGATAAATAAATACGTTAGATTAATTCCTACCAGTGACTAATCTTATGACTTTTTAAACAGATAACTAAAATTACAAACAAATCGTTTAACTTCTGTATTTGTTTATAGATGTAATCACTTCAGGAGAGATTACATGAACAAAAATATAAAATATTCTCAAAACTTTTTAACGAGTGAAAAAGTACTCAACCAAATAATAAAACAATTGAATTTAAAAGAAACCGATACCGTTTACGAAATTGGAACAGGTAAAGGGCATTTAACGACGAAACTGGCTAAAATAAGTAAACAGGTAACGTCTATTGAATTAGACAGTCATCTATTCAACTTATCGTCAGAAAAATTAAAACTGAATACTCGTGTCACTTTAATTCACCAAGATATTCTACAGTTTCAATTCCCTAACAAACAGAGGTATAAAATTGTTGGGAATATTCCTTACCATTTAAGCACACAAATTATTAAAAAAGTGGTTTTTGAAAGCCGTGCGTCTGACATCTATCTGATTGTTGAAGAAGGATTCTACAAGCGTACCTTGGATATTCACCGAACACTAGGGTTGCTCTTGCACACTCAAGTCTCGATTCAGCAATTGCTTAAGCTGCCAGCGGAATGCTTTCATCCTAAACCAAAAGTAAACAGTGTCTTAATAAAACTTACCCGCCATACCACAGATGTTCCAGATAAATATTGGAAGCTATATACGTACTTTGTTTCAAAATGGGTCAATCGAGAATATCGTCAACTGTTTACTAAAAATCAGTTTCATCAAGCAATGAAACACGCCAAAGTAAACAATTTAAGTACCATTACTTATGAGCAAGTATTGTCTATTTTTAATAGTTATCTATTATTTAACGGGAGGAAATAATTCTATGAGTCGCTTTTTTAAATTTGGAAAGTTACACGTTACTAAAGGGAATGGAGATAAATTATTAGATATACTACTGACAGCTTCCAAGAAGCTAAAGAGGTCCCTAGCGCCTACGGGGAATTTGTATCGATAAGGGGTACAAATTCCCACTAAGCGCTCGGGACCCCTTGTAGGAAAATGTCCTAAGTGGGATATCTGTCAACTGGTATGGTTGACTAAAAATACTTCCTACGAAAATGTAGGGGGTATTTTTTTACGAAAAAATACAATCGATTCTTAAAAAGAAAAATTTTTGATTGGCAAAACCATAACAAGTTCGTTTTAGGGTTTTGATTTTGCGATTGATGCCTTCTAAAGGACCATTAGAGTATTCAAATTTAGCGCTATTTAAGACATATTTTCTGTTTTGACGAAGGGTTTGAATAGCAGTATCCATTTCTGTATTGGTTTTTTGGTAGTCTAAGATGGTTGACTCTAGTAATTCACTATTGCGCTCGTTTAGGGCTTTCGTGATATCTTGGTAAGTTTGGTATACTTCAGCGAACTTGGAAAATTTACTAGTAATGAGATCAACAGCATTTTGGCGAGTCATATATTGTTTAACGCCGCGAAGAAAAACTACTTCTTCAGGGTGAAGATCTTCAGCTTTTTTATGGAATAGCTTCCAATGTGACTTCATAATTTTATATTCTTGGCTCTGTTTATCAAGTTGCTTTAGGATAGAGATACGACAATTGTCCAAAGCGCGACCAGCTAATTGTACAAGGTGGAAGCGATCAATAATGATATTGGCATTAGGGAAAAGGCGATAGATAAAACTTTGATATTGAGCATTTAAATCAATTACAACTGATTGAACGCATTCGCGTTCGGCTTTTGAATAACGACTTTCAAAATAATCAACAATGGTAGGTGATAGACGATCCTGTAACTTTGTGACAATTTGGTGGGTTTCAGCGTCACAACAGATAAAGGACATCACAGACTTAATTGAACGAAACTCGTCAAAACATAGATGCTTAGGCAACTTAGCCACACGATAGTGTGGTTCCATGCGCTCTAAGATTGTTCGACGAACACTGCTAGGAGAGCAGTGACACATTTCAGCAATAAGCTGACCAGATAAGCCTTTACGAGCTAAAAGCATGATTTGATTTTTGAGATCACTGGATAAGGTTTGATTTTCTTTGGTTAAATTAGTAATAGCACCAAAAGTAGTATGGCATGATTTACATTTATAGCGTTGTTTACGAAGCTCTAGTTCATATCTTCTCCCATTTAAACTTGCCAGTCGTACATGAGTTTTGCGAAAGCCATCCTTATTAACTGTGGGAAAGCCACAGTTACGACAACGATTAATCGGATAAGAAAGAGTAGCTGTTATTAGCGTTATATACTCTTTAACAGAATCGTTGTTGTGTTCAGCTTCTTCAACAGAAATAATTTTAATATTTTTATCTTTAATTCCAAGAATATTTAGGATAGAATCATTATGGGACATTTGTTTAACCTTCTTTCATGATTTTTGTGGTGAATTGATTGTATAACGAGGGGACAGCAAATGTCCTCTTTTTTGTATAAAAAAATCTGGCATGGAATCTCTATCCATACCAGAAAGTGTATACCCCAAAAAAATAACTCAAATACAAATTCATTGAATATAGAGAGGAGAACATTTTTATGAATTTTGGACAAAACCTTTATAACTGGTTTCTATCAAACGCTCAATCACTGGTGCTTTTAGCAATCGTTGTGATTGGCTTGTATCTTGGCTTCAAGCGTGAGTTTAGCAAACTGATTGGCTTTTTAATTATTGCGATTATTGCGGTTGGCTTAGTCTTCAACGCTGCTGGAGTAAAAGACATTTTACTAGAGCTATTCAATCGCATTATTGGTGCTTAAATAAAACCGTTCTTTTGTGGAATATAAGTGGTTTTCTTATGTTCCGCAAAGGAATAGTACACCAAACGAAGTGCGGTAGGGATTTTTGAATCTCTACAAAGAAAGGACGTGAATATATGGACGATATGCAAGTCTATATTGCGAATTTAGGCAAATACAATGAGGGCGAATTGGTCGGTGCGTGGTTTACCTTTCCCATTGACTTTGAGGAAGTCAAAGAGAAAATCGGCTTGAATGATGAATATGAGGAATACGCCATTCATGACTACGAGTTACCCTTTACGGTTGACGAATACACTTCCATTGGCGAACTCAATCGCCTATGGGAAATGGTATCGGAGTTGCCAGAAGAACTACAATCGGAGCTATCTGCTCTGCTCACTCATTTTTCAAGTATTGAAGAATTAAGCGAACATCAAGAAGATATTATCATTCATTCCGATTGTGATGATATGTCTGACGTGGCACGCTACTACATTGAAGAAACGGGTGCTTTAGGCGAAGTGCCAGCCAGTCTTCAAAACTATATTGATTATGAATCCTATGGTCGGGATTTAGACCTTTCGGGAACGTTTATCTCAACCAATCACGGGATTTTTGAAATCGTCTATTAAATCTGTCGGTACATTCTTACTGGCAGATTTTCTTGTTTACGGGGTAGTCAAAAGACTATCCCCATTTTTATGAAAGGATTGATTACATGAAGAAAATACGAAGCTATACCAGTATCTGGTCTGTGGAAAAGGTACTGTATTCTATCAATGATTTTAGACTTCCGTTTCCCATAACCTTTACGCAAATGACATGGTTTGTCGTGTCACTCTTTGCAGTGATGATACTTGGCAACTTGCCCCCTCTTTCCATGATAGAGGGAGCATTTCTCAAATACTTTGGGATTCCTGTGGCTTTCACATGGTTTATGTCTACAAAAACTTTTGATGGTAAAAAGCCTTATGGATTTTTGAAGTCTGTCATTGCTTATGCACTGCGACCAAAGCTGACCTATGCAGGAAAAAAAGTAACGCTTGGCAGAAACCAGCCACAAGAAGCCATTACAGCAGTTAGGAGTGAATTTTATGGCATATCCAATTAAATACATTGAAAACAATCTCGTCTGGAATAAAGACGGGGAATGTTATGCTTACTATGAGCTTGTTCCTTACAATTACTCATTTCTAAGTCCAGAACAGAAAATACAAGTGCATGATTCTTTCAGACAGCTTATCGCACAAAATCGTGATGGCAAAATTCATGCTTTACAAATCAGTACAGAATCCAGCATACGTTCTGCACAAGAGCGTTCCAAAAATGAAGTCACTGGCAAGCTCAAAGCGGTTGCCTATGACAAAATCGACCAACAGACAGACGCTTTAATATCCATGATTGGCGAAAATCAAGTGAACTACCGTTTCTTTATCGGCTTTAAGTTGCTTCTCAACGATCAGGAGTTTTCTATGAAAAGTCTTACCGTTGAAGCAAAAAATGCTTTGTCTGATTTTGTCTATGATGTGAACCATAAGCTGATGGGCGATTTTGTTAGTATGAGTAATGATGAAATCCTGCGTTTTCAGAAGATGGAAAAGCTCTTAGAAAATAAAATCTCTCGTCGTTTCAAAATCCGCAGGTTAGATAAGGACGACTTCGGCTATCTGATTGAACACCTTTACGGACAGACAGGCACTGCCTATGAAGAGTATGAGTACCATCTATCAAAGAAAAAGCTGGATAATGAAACGCTGATTAAATACTATGACTTGATTAAGCCTACTCGCTGTTTGGTGGAAGAAAAACAGCGATATTTGAAAATCCAGCAGGAAGATGAAACCGTCTATGTAGCTTACTTTACCATTAACAGCATTGTCGGAGAACTGGACTTCCCGTCCTCTGAAATCTTCTACTACCAGCAACAGCAATTTACATTCCCGATTGATACGTCAATGAATGTGGAAATTGTAGCGAATCGTAAAGCCCTATCTACTGTCCGCAATAAAAAGAAAGAACTGAAAGACTTGGATAACCACGCTTGGCAAAGTGATAATGAAACCAGCTCCAATGTGGCGGAAGCTCTGGAAAGTGTGAATGAGCTGGAAACCAATTTAGACCAAAGCAAGGAATCTATGTACAAGCTGTCTTATGTGGTAAGGGTATCAGCAAATGATCTTGACGAACTCAAACGTCGTTGTAATGAAGTGAAAGATTTTTATGACGATTTAAGCGTAAAACTGGTACGACCATTTGGGGATATGCTCGGCTTACATGAAGAATTTTTACCTGCCAGCAAGCGTTATATGAATGATTATATTCAATACGTGACCTCTGATTTCCTCGCTGGTTTAGGTTTTGGTGCTACTCAAATGCTGGGGGAAAATGAGGGGATTTATGTTGGCTACAGCTTAGATACTGGACGCAATGTCTATCTGAAACCTGCTCTTGCCAGTCAAGGGGTTAAGGGTTCAGTAACCAATGCGTTAGCGTCGGCTTTTGTTGGTTCGCTGGGTGGTGGTAAATCCTTTGCGAATAACCTTATCGTCTATTATGCGGTGCTTTATGGGGCACAAGCAGTGATTGTAGACCCAAAAGCAGAACGTGGCAGATGGAAAGAAACCTTGCCAGAGATTTCCCATGAAATCAATATCGTCACTCTGACTTCTGATGAGAAAAACAAAGGCTTACTTGACCCTTATGTGATTATGAAAAATCCCAAAGATTCTGAATCACTGGCTATTGATATTCTGACATTCCTTACGGGGATTTCCTCTCGTGATGGGGAACGCTTCCCAATCCTTAGAAAAGCCATTCGTGCAGTAACCAATAGTGAAGTACGAGGGTTGATGAAAGTGATTGAGGAATTACGGGTTGAGAATACGCCACTAAGTACCAGTATAGCCGACCATATCGAAAGTTTTACAGACTATGACTTTGCACATTTATTATTCAGTAATGGTTATGTGGAGCAGTCTATCAGCTTAGAAAAACAACTGAACATTATACAGGTTGCGGACTTGGTACTTCCCGACAAGGAAACTTCCTTTGAGGAATATACCACTATGGAGCTTTTATCCGTTGCTATGCTGATTGTCATTAGTACCTTTGCTTTAGACTTTATCCATACAGACCGAAGCATTTTCAAGATTGTAGATTTAGACGAAGCATGGAGCTTTTTACAGGTAGCACAAGGAAAAACACTATCTATGAAGCTGGTTCGGGCTGGTCGTGCTATGAACGCTGGGGTATATTTCGTGACCCAAAATACAGACGACCTCTTAGATGAAAAACTGAAAAATAACCTCGGCTTAAAATTTGCATTTCGTTCCACTGACCTTAACGAGATTAAAAAGACCTTAGCCTTTTTTGGTGTAGACCCAGAGGACGAAAACAATCAGAAGCGATTGCGTGATTTGGAAAACGGGCAATGCCTTATCAGTGATTTATATGGTCGTGTCGGTGTGATACAGTTCCACCCTGTATTTGAAGAACTGCTCCATGCCTTTGATACCAGACCACCTGTGCGAAAAGAGGTGTAAATGTGAAACCATCAATAGTAAACAGAATAAAATCAAACTGGACGCTGAAACGTCTAGGTAAAGTGGCAATGACAGTGGCTTTCACACTTGTGATTGCCATTTTTCTTTTAGCCATGCTGGGAACGGTGGTTCAAGCTGCGAGCTTGGTAGATGATACGGTCAATGTGGCAAATGAATACAGCCGATACCCACTTGAAAACTATCAACTGGATTTTTATGTGGATAATAGCTGGGGCTGGCTTCCGTGGAACTGGTCGGACGGGATTGGAAAACAGGTCATGTATGGACTATATGCCATTACCAATTTTATTTGGACAATCAGTTTGTATGTTTCCAATGCGACAGGTTACTTAGTACAGGAAGCCTATTCCTTAGACTTCATTTCCGCTACAGCAGATTCCATTGGTAAGAATATGCAGACCTTAGCTGGTGTGAGTGCAAACGGATTTTCAACAGAGGGTTTCTATGTTGGATTCCTCTTACTCTTG of Streptococcus oralis contains these proteins:
- a CDS encoding ATP-binding protein, encoding MAYPIKYIENNLVWNKDGECYAYYELVPYNYSFLSPEQKIQVHDSFRQLIAQNRDGKIHALQISTESSIRSAQERSKNEVTGKLKAVAYDKIDQQTDALISMIGENQVNYRFFIGFKLLLNDQEFSMKSLTVEAKNALSDFVYDVNHKLMGDFVSMSNDEILRFQKMEKLLENKISRRFKIRRLDKDDFGYLIEHLYGQTGTAYEEYEYHLSKKKLDNETLIKYYDLIKPTRCLVEEKQRYLKIQQEDETVYVAYFTINSIVGELDFPSSEIFYYQQQQFTFPIDTSMNVEIVANRKALSTVRNKKKELKDLDNHAWQSDNETSSNVAEALESVNELETNLDQSKESMYKLSYVVRVSANDLDELKRRCNEVKDFYDDLSVKLVRPFGDMLGLHEEFLPASKRYMNDYIQYVTSDFLAGLGFGATQMLGENEGIYVGYSLDTGRNVYLKPALASQGVKGSVTNALASAFVGSLGGGKSFANNLIVYYAVLYGAQAVIVDPKAERGRWKETLPEISHEINIVTLTSDEKNKGLLDPYVIMKNPKDSESLAIDILTFLTGISSRDGERFPILRKAIRAVTNSEVRGLMKVIEELRVENTPLSTSIADHIESFTDYDFAHLLFSNGYVEQSISLEKQLNIIQVADLVLPDKETSFEEYTTMELLSVAMLIVISTFALDFIHTDRSIFKIVDLDEAWSFLQVAQGKTLSMKLVRAGRAMNAGVYFVTQNTDDLLDEKLKNNLGLKFAFRSTDLNEIKKTLAFFGVDPEDENNQKRLRDLENGQCLISDLYGRVGVIQFHPVFEELLHAFDTRPPVRKEV
- a CDS encoding DUF3173 family protein; the protein is MNDKLTMTVQDIMDLGFSKWTAYNILRQAKHIMIERGFDFYNNKGLGTVPVSVVSEILGLEELNVKN
- a CDS encoding 23S rRNA methyltransferase attenuation leader peptide encodes the protein MLVFQMRNVDKTSTVLKQTKNSDYADK
- a CDS encoding tyrosine-type recombinase/integrase — encoded protein: MSKTRYTGVTKDDKTGKYTYYFKAGVDLATGKPYQERRRGFETAKEAFEARTRALNKVHQKGGIKHTQWTFKQFMDEVFIPNYYATTSPDLERRRQVIFDEFIQYFGKKKPREITTYDVINYRNSLLEKYSNSYARNKMTLLNQVLKTAKKYGLIFHEIPTSNISPIPITKKHIDFWTKDEFQKVIQSLDKESYFEHFIYTLFWLYYFTGMRVNEATALYWEDVDFEKKTLAINHNLQYINRENWERRNKLKTESSRRTIGLDDNTLKVLKEWKERQEKVDKIPFILSPDGVPYRKRSIRDQILKYSKRAGVKYIQPKGLRHSHASLLINEYNVNALYIQRRLGHSDVKTTLSIYSHLYPNADTELTDKLNLISNDFID
- a CDS encoding MLS leader peptide, producing MGDKTVRVRADLHHIIKIETAKNGGNVKEVMEIRLRSKLKSVLIVHYLKILYNRN
- a CDS encoding ISL3 family transposase; protein product: MSHNDSILNILGIKDKNIKIISVEEAEHNNDSVKEYITLITATLSYPINRCRNCGFPTVNKDGFRKTHVRLASLNGRRYELELRKQRYKCKSCHTTFGAITNLTKENQTLSSDLKNQIMLLARKGLSGQLIAEMCHCSPSSVRRTILERMEPHYRVAKLPKHLCFDEFRSIKSVMSFICCDAETHQIVTKLQDRLSPTIVDYFESRYSKAERECVQSVVIDLNAQYQSFIYRLFPNANIIIDRFHLVQLAGRALDNCRISILKQLDKQSQEYKIMKSHWKLFHKKAEDLHPEEVVFLRGVKQYMTRQNAVDLITSKFSKFAEVYQTYQDITKALNERNSELLESTILDYQKTNTEMDTAIQTLRQNRKYVLNSAKFEYSNGPLEGINRKIKTLKRTCYGFANQKFFFLRIDCIFS
- a CDS encoding conjugal transfer protein, producing MFPLYLTGGYKSTGNSQKNIRKSFGYKGFTKFQRMSNGL
- a CDS encoding conjugal transfer protein, which translates into the protein MKKIRSYTSIWSVEKVLYSINDFRLPFPITFTQMTWFVVSLFAVMILGNLPPLSMIEGAFLKYFGIPVAFTWFMSTKTFDGKKPYGFLKSVIAYALRPKLTYAGKKVTLGRNQPQEAITAVRSEFYGISN
- a CDS encoding antirestriction protein ArdA — protein: MDDMQVYIANLGKYNEGELVGAWFTFPIDFEEVKEKIGLNDEYEEYAIHDYELPFTVDEYTSIGELNRLWEMVSELPEELQSELSALLTHFSSIEELSEHQEDIIIHSDCDDMSDVARYYIEETGALGEVPASLQNYIDYESYGRDLDLSGTFISTNHGIFEIVY
- a CDS encoding replication initiation factor domain-containing protein → MKNNLQALREYQSQVDLSELEKSIYISIDRLTVILDRDNCSLRRIFWELRNSIDSIIQEFSIQANLKEDYFTLYKMVNEDSINLIFFQLSTYGGFQVIRLDFNPNSLKEFGGLQVWRQIMNYARLNGLDVRLSRLDLAFDIFNRPEIVFLQHIKGGVSHKIFYGRGGNIESKYWGASGSNVQVRLYDKNIEVLSHKRADKLNIESKPFWWRLEFQLRTKAINSETISEISKRLENFSFFSLSSVPDDSKAFAYIFLHAPALLPELFPYLKPNTIRVKKTRLRKHLKAFDSNSFSLELQDALKKQIPRLNNELKQLIGEFIELTSKGEDNL
- the erm(B) gene encoding 23S rRNA (adenine(2058)-N(6))-methyltransferase Erm(B); the encoded protein is MNKNIKYSQNFLTSEKVLNQIIKQLNLKETDTVYEIGTGKGHLTTKLAKISKQVTSIELDSHLFNLSSEKLKLNTRVTLIHQDILQFQFPNKQRYKIVGNIPYHLSTQIIKKVVFESRASDIYLIVEEGFYKRTLDIHRTLGLLLHTQVSIQQLLKLPAECFHPKPKVNSVLIKLTRHTTDVPDKYWKLYTYFVSKWVNREYRQLFTKNQFHQAMKHAKVNNLSTITYEQVLSIFNSYLLFNGRK